A stretch of the Nothobranchius furzeri strain GRZ-AD chromosome 5, NfurGRZ-RIMD1, whole genome shotgun sequence genome encodes the following:
- the arl4aa gene encoding ADP-ribosylation factor-like 4aa has protein sequence MGNGSSEQQGLHSRMSFFQSFHIAILGLDAAGKTTVLYRLQFNEFVNTVPTKGFNSEKVKVSLGSNRTVTFHFWDVGGQEKLRPLWKSYTRCTDGIIFVVDSVDAERMEEAKTELHKITKSSENQGVPVLVVANKQDLRHSLGLDEIEKLLALKELGPVTPWHLQASCAIIGDGLSEGMDKLHDMILKRRRALRQTRRKR, from the coding sequence ATGGGGAATGGGTCATCTGAACAACAAGGCCTCCACTCAAGAATGTCGTTCTTCCAGTCCTTTCACATTGCCATTCTTGGACTAGATGCTGCCGGGAAGACAACAGTGTTGTACAGACTCCAGTTCAATGAATTTGTGAACACTGTGCCCACAAAAGGGTTCAACTCGGAGAAGGTCAAAGTGTCTCTGGGTAGCAACAGGACTGTCACGTTCCACTTTTGGGATGTCGGTGGCCAGGAGAAGCTTCGCCCACTGTGGAAATCATACACGCGATGCACTGATGGGATCATATTTGTGGTGGACTCGGTAGATGCGGAGCGCATGGAGGAGGCCAAGACAGAACTCCATAAAATCACCAAAAGCTCTGAGAACCAGGGGGTACCTGTGCTGGTGGTGGCCAACAAACAGGACCTGAGGCATTCTCtgggactagacgaaatagagaaACTGTTGGCATTAAAAGAGCTGGGCCCTGTTACTCCCTGGCATCTACAAGCGTCCTGTGCCATCATAGGAGATGGACTCAGTGAAGGCATGGACAAGCTCCATGACATGATCCTGAAAAGAAGAAGGGCTCTTCGACAAACAAGAAGAAAGCGATAA